Genomic DNA from Candidatus Sulfurimonas marisnigri:
AATTTTATATACTTTTTCTATATCTATATCTCTATACTTAGATTTAGGGAAAATTTTCATGGTACTTCTACCGCTAATATCAGTTGGATTAGTGGCAACCCTTTCAAAAGAGTACGGAAAAACGCCTTGGCTTACTCTCTCAATGACTGCCGGTGGTATAGGTGAAGTTGTAAGTATTGGTCTTTTAACGCTCACCTCAGCCGCACTGCAGTCTGGCTTTAGCTTGGGACTTATTAAAACAATTTTTGCTCTTTTAATATTTTTACTTTTTATGTTTTTACTATTTCGAGCAATGGAACTACTTTTTTGGTGGTTTCCAGAGGTCTCCACCTCTTTGATGCCACTTAACGACAATAAAGAGCAAGATATAAGGCTCTCCATGGGAATATTTTTCCTTCTTGTTGGTGCTATGCTATATTTGAACCTTGAACTTGCCTTTGGAGCATTTTTGGCTGGAATATTTATTCCCACATTCTTTGAACATAAACATGAACTACCTGAAAAGCTTGCCTCATATGGTTTTGGATTTTTAATTCCTATATTTTTTATCCATATTGGAAGTTCTTTTCATCTTGATGCTTTAATTATTGAAGGTCTCATTTCAAAAGCTGTTATTATAGCTTTGGCTATGATTGTTATGAGAGTTATAGCTTCTCTTGTTTTTATAAAAGAGTTAGGACTTGCTGATTCTGTACTTACTGGACTGTCACACTCTATGCCACTTACTCTTCTTATTGCAATGGCGACCCTTGCGTATAATGCAAACAGTATAGATGAGCTTCACTACTATGCTTTTATTTTAGCTTCTCTTTTTCAGGTAATTGCTGTTATGATTGTTATTAAACTTGTCAATAACTATAAACTTGCGAAGGGGTTGTGATGTCACGTTCTATTTTACTGCAACTTGCTCGTGACTCTATACAAGAGGTACTTGAAGCAAAAAGAACAATAAACAAAGCAGCTCTTTTACGTAAACACCCACTTTTAGACCAGATGGTAGCCACCACAGTAAATATCTACCTTGACAACAAACTTAGAGGAAGCTCACAAACAAAGATTCCATCTTTCACACTTCTTGAAGATATAATAAGAAATGCAAAAATATCTGCATTTGAAGATAAAAGTTTTTCTCCAATTTCAACTTCTGAGTATTTAAATTGTGAGTTAGAAATACTGCTCACAACTCCAGAGGGGGTTATAAGCGAAAAAGACCCGTCTATCCTTAAAACAACCTCCTATTCGCTTGGAAAAGATATTTAATTATCAGGTTAAAAATAAGCTTTTATTGCAAGGTCAACCTGATCTCTTGCGCACATAAAGACCATACACGGCATATCAATACCAAAGTCGCTAACAAGTATCATTGCTTAAGCGTTTATAACTAAGCTACCATTTTCAACTATTATCTCTGCGTTTGCACTTAGTAGTTTCTCTTGGCCGTGAAAGCTTAGTGTTCCATTTATAGTGTAAGAATCTTTTGCCTCTTTTTTTGTGATTTCTGAAATAGTGTAGGTAGCATCTTTGAACTTGTCGGCTTAAATTTCTTTATACATACTCTCATCTCTATCTGTTTTACTACTAATAAAACCAATCATATCAACCCAGAACTTTCCCTTTATGGTTGTAATATCACTGTTTTGTATGCTTAACTCAGCTTTTAAAGAGTTATTAGTCGGATTAATCTCACTATCCATCAGCATCTCTGTATGTGCTACAACAGAACCCTCTTTTAGTTTTAAATCCATTGCGAGCAGAGGCAAACTTAGCAGCAACACTATTAGTAAATTTTTCATTATTAATCCTTAATATAAAAGTCTAAAAAGCGCTAACGATAAACCCAAACCAGAGGCTATCCAGCCAACAAACACCATAATAAAAGCAAGTTTAGGGAGACTCATCTCTTTGCTTAATGCTCTAAAAACTGTAACATTATAGTACGAAATTGTAAAAGGGTAAAGCATGGCAAGCATAAGAGGCATCTTTAAATAAAAGAGAGAATAACTTCCAAAAAACAGCACAGCAATAATAATATGCTGTTTTTTCTTTGTAACAGTTATAAGGTATGCAGCCAATAAGCCAACTACATGAAATATTCCAATCATAAGTGTATGGTTAGACCAAATATCCAACTCATTATGCCTAGAGAGAGTCTCAAACAAAGTAGAATCTAAAAGTATCCATAATATCAAAGGAGCGTAAGAAACAAACGACAAGGAGAGAAGCTTTGCGTCTGTATCAACTTTGTAATTTTTAAGCAAAATTGCACTAATAAGAGCAACAAAAGAGAAAATAATTGCCAACAACAGTCTACCGTCTACATCGGATGTATAAAAGTACGTACCGGAAATGTAAGCTATAGCCAGAGCAAGAAGAAGTTGGTTGCTCTGCTTTACTTTAAACAGATAAATTCCCAAAGGAGCCATAAGCCCAACAGCCAGTCCTAGTAGACCAAGAGTAAAGATATTATATTCTGGATAGGTGAGCGAAAGCAGTAGCTGAAGCGCTAAAGCAATCATAATTTTGTATATTGGATTGTCTATTTTACCCCAAGACCTGCCACTAAGGATTGTCCCAAAAATTCCACCAACAAACATAGGAAACAGTATGATCAAATCAGAGTTATAATACGCTACTACCCCTGTTTGAACAATTAAAAGATAGTAACTAAGTTCAAACCCCAGAAGAAGAGAGAGTGCTAATGAAGTAATCATAAGCGACTCCTAAACAGTAGATAAATTAGGGCAAATGAGACATCATAAAAACCTACTAAGAGACCAAGAATAATTGGACCGTAAAGCATTAGTGTTATATGAAGTGAACGAGTTGTTGCAGCATTAAGAAGAGTGTCATCAAGCAGACTAAATCCTACAATCTGAGCAGCATATATAGCTCCAACTAAGACAGAAGCTAAAAATATAAAAGCCCACACCGGAACAACGGAGTGAATTAATTTATTGAAGTTTTCCATCTACCATCCTTAATGTTTTAGTTGCATACTCCCCAACTCGCATGTCATGAGAAGCTACAACGACTGTTGTCCCATTTTTTACACACTTTGCTAAAAGTTCATACACAATTGTACTATTTTTGGAGTCCAAACTCCCTGTAGGCTCATCTGCAAAGATTATTTTTGGCTCATTTATAAGTGCGCGAGCCAAAGCAACCCTCTGTCTTTGCCCACCTGAAATCTCATTTGGATAACGTTTTGCCAACTCCAAAATTCCGAGCTGTTCTAGTAACATGCTAATGTTTTTCTTTTTCTCATCCATGGCTGCTAGTGCAATATTCTCATAAACACTAAGATAGTTTATAAGGTAGTGAAATTGAAAAACAAAACCTATCTTATTTTGACGAAACTTGTCTATATTTGAAATCTCCTCCATATGAAAGTTATCTATTAAAAACTCACCACTTGATGGCTTTAATAAGGTTGAGAGGATAGAGAGTAGAGTTGATTTTCCGCTTCCACTGTCTCCACTTAAAAAGACAAACTCACCATCTTTTATATCAAATGAGATATCATAGAGTACTTGCTCTTTTCCATAAAAATGTGAAATATTAGATGTTTTTATCATGAGCACCCCTGATTTATCAGAAGTATTGGGTCTGTTTTAGAAGCTATCCACGCTGGAATCAGTGAACCAATAAGAGCCATAAATAGTGTTGAGACCAATACATACAATGCGGTTGAAATTGAAAGTGACCCATTCACATAGCCTTGAAGCATCTCTATATGTGGAATAATCTCTAAAATAATCAAACTAAAAATAAGAGCAAATATATAAGCTGACATACTCATGATAATTGTCTCAAAAAAGAGATTTTTGATTATAAAAAGTCTACTTTTTCCAATAGCACGCATAATTCCAAACTCCTCTTTGCGGGAGTTTACTATCATACTCATAACAGATGCAATACCCATCAAACCCATAGTAAAGGCAAGAGTAGATATAACAAAAGATGAGTTTTCTATAATTTTGAATTGATTATACTCTTTGATAAAACTTTTTGTTGTTTTAACCTCTACATCACTATCTAATACAGAGACACTCTTTAAAATTTCATCTATTTTGTCAGGAGAGGAGGAGGAGACTATAAGGTATGAGGCTGAGCGGTTAAAAAGCTCACCCGCGTCCTCTATATTCATGACTAATCCGCCCTCTTCAAAACCAACATCACTATTGTATGTACCAGAAACTATAAAGCGCTTATTTCCAATTTTGACACTCGGAGTGGTGAACTGTTTAGCTATGTTTCCGCCTAACATAACCTCTCCACTCTGCGGATATTTACCTTTGGAGAGTTTGTAGTGCCCAAAATGATTTTTCGTTGTCCCATATATTCCAGCTATTGGAATATGCCCAACGGGAGAGGCTCCAACAATCATCGCATAGCTTGACTTAACACTCTGCCTTTTGTTTATTTTATCCAGAAGTGTAATATTTACATTGGAGAAGAAAGTATCAGAGATGCCTTTTTGAGTAATTATAATATCACCATCTGTTTTAATCATGGTAGAGAACATTCCGATTATCCCCTGAGAGACAGAAGTGATTAAAAAAATTGCCATTACCGCTATGGTAATAGATGAAAATATAAGTAAACTTTTAAAGCGGTTTTTGCTTAAAGCTTTTAATGAAATCACTGCTCAATAGCCGATTTCAGTTCTTCTTTTGTGGAGATATAAGAGATGTTTTTGATTTTTCCATCTTCTATTCTTAGTAGTGTTATTTTTGCTTCTTTGTTTGGAACAGCAGTTCCAAGTTTATCATTATAGTGCAGATATATAAGGTGTTTGTATTTTCTAAGCTTTGGCAGAGCAAACATATTTGTAATTAATGTCGGCATTTTATTTATATCGGCTATAAAGATAGAGCGATTCATTTGCAGATAAAATGCATCTTGAGTATCTAGGTACTCGTTTACCAGAGCTCCTGTATCTTTTTCAAAAGCGACAATAACAAGCTTTGGTTTTTTAGGAACTCTTATTTCGCGTCCTTGCGGAGTTTCATATTTAAAACCATTAAGTTCACCAAGAGCAGAACCAACTTCAATTGGACTTGCAGCTAAAATAGTTGCAATAATGCTTAATATTAATAAAAATTTATTCATATTTTTTCCTTGATTTAGTGAAGAATTATACTCTTTAAATACTAATTGATTGTAAAAACAGGAATCTCACTTGGAACTCTGTATCTAACCTTTGGGCCCCAATATTCCAACCCTCTTGTAACATACAAAAGTGTTTTATTTCTGCTATACAAGCCTGAAAAATATGGCTGAAAGTATTTCACGATAATATTAAATGGGTAAATCTGCTCTCCATGTGTATGTCCGCTTAACTGAATATCTATGCGGAACTTATCTACATGTAGAATATCTTTTGGTTGGTGTGCAAGGAGTATTGTTGAGATATTTGGGTCAATTTTTGTAAAAAGCTCTTTAATTGGTCGCTTTATTCCTCGTGCAAAGCTATATCTGTCACTCAAACCAACAAGTTGTAGAGGTGCCCCTTTTATAGTAAGTGTTTCAATTTTGTTATCTAAACATATAACTCCATTATCAAAAAACATATCTCTTAAAGGCTTAGGACCATAAACAATATCATGATTCCCTGTTACATAATATGCCGGTGCCGCTAGTACTTTAAAAGCTCTAAAATGCTTATGAAGTTTAGTCGCTGAAGTTTGAAGAATATCACCTGTAATAACCACAAAATCTGGATTTAAGCCATTGATTTTAGCAACTAATGTTTCGAGATAGTTAATATCAATATCTTTTATGAGGTGAAGGTCTGAGAGCTGAACAATGCGAAGACCCTTAAGGGAATAAGAGAAATTTTGTGGTGCTAAGCTAATCTCTTCAAAAGGAAAATGGTTCCACCCAGTTTGCAAAGACATAATTTAGTATCTGTTCAGGTCTTCTCTTACTTGTACGAACCAGCTATCTATTGCTTGTTTGATATCATTAAACTCTAAACTATTGTTCTTAATAATAATCTTCTCACCCTCTTGTATTTTTCTGATACTGCGTAAAACTTCACCATTCTTAGAATCTACAAGACGACTCTCACCCAATATCCGCACATCTTCATCCATGTATACATTATAAGAAACTACATTTACCCCCATTGCTATAGGAGTGAAATCATCCCATTTGTTATCATCAAAATGTACTTCAACGGCAGAAACAGCACTCTCTAGCTTTAGCGTATCTACTGATTTTATCTCTGTCAATTTGAATTTTTTACTATTTTCAATCTCTTTTTTATATGCTGATGTTAAATACTCAGAAATCTCTTTATATAATTTTTTTTGCGAGATAGTTTGCTTATCTTCAGAAATAGAAGATATAACCAAAACAGGAGCTACAATAATATTTTTGTATTTTGATAAATCGGCTTTATTTGACTTAGCATTATCTAGTTTTGTGTAGTCTTCGAAAAAACCGCTATTTTTTACCTGTACAGTTCTACTTGAACACCCACTCATGAAAAATACAACACCAATGATTATGCTTATTGCTGAAGTTTGTAATCTCAAATTTAATCCTTCATATTTTAGAATAATAACATTTTATACTAAAACCACTCTACCCTAGTTAATTCAAATAGATAATTTAATATATTATGCTATCATTAATGATATTAATATTAGGCATTATAATGAAACATTTAAAAATACTTATTAGTTTATTGCTCGCTGCATTTATTCTCTCAGGTTTTTGGTCAGGTAAAAGCGATAAAGAGATAAAAGAGGATAACAGGCAGGAGAGAATAGAGCGCCATAAAGTAAACAATGAAACGCTTCAACTACTTTATAAGTATGCACCTGAAGCTAGAAATATGATTTTAAGATCTTACGGATACGCTACATTTACAAATGTTGGGGTAAATATAATTTTATTTTCCGTAGAGGGCGGAAAAGGAATGGCGCGTAACAACAGAACCGGATGGACAACATATATGAATATGGCTTCTGGAGGAGTTGGACTCGGACTTGGAGTTAAAGATTTTAGAGCTGTATTTTTATTTGAAAACAAAAAAGCCTTTGATTCATTTGTAAACTCAGGCTGGGAAGCTAACGCGCAAGCCGATGCAGCCGCTAAAGTTGGAAAAGAGGGGGGAGCTGTAAATGCTGCAATCACAGTTGCTCCAGGAGTTAGGCTATACAAGTTAACTCAAAACGGTCTTGCTATTCAAGCAACAGTACAAGGTACAAAATATTGGAAAGACGCAGATCTTAACTAAATAAATAGAGCATTATCAAGCAGTTATATTTTACTAAATATATTATTATAATTTGTTTTATAGTGATTTATTATAATTTTTTTTTAAGCCAATAAACTCTACAATGCTTCAATCTAAATTTTAAGGAATGTTAAATGAAAAAAATATTAGTAAGTATAGCGGCAGTGATAGCTTTAAGTTCATCAGCAATGGCTGGTGTTAATTCTCAAACAGGTTGTGGTCTTGGTTCAATGATAATCAAAGATGACTCTACAGCAATTTTGTTGGCACTTCAAGCTACAACAAACGGAACTTCTGGTAATCAAACTTTTGGTATCACTTCAGGTACTCTCGGTTGTGAAAAAACTCAATTCGTTATGAATGAGCAAGCTGAGCAGTTTGTTGCTTCAAATATGGATCAACTTGCAAAAGAGATAGCTATGGGTCATGGTGAGTCTATT
This window encodes:
- a CDS encoding ABC transporter permease is translated as MISLKALSKNRFKSLLIFSSITIAVMAIFLITSVSQGIIGMFSTMIKTDGDIIITQKGISDTFFSNVNITLLDKINKRQSVKSSYAMIVGASPVGHIPIAGIYGTTKNHFGHYKLSKGKYPQSGEVMLGGNIAKQFTTPSVKIGNKRFIVSGTYNSDVGFEEGGLVMNIEDAGELFNRSASYLIVSSSSPDKIDEILKSVSVLDSDVEVKTTKSFIKEYNQFKIIENSSFVISTLAFTMGLMGIASVMSMIVNSRKEEFGIMRAIGKSRLFIIKNLFFETIIMSMSAYIFALIFSLIILEIIPHIEMLQGYVNGSLSISTALYVLVSTLFMALIGSLIPAWIASKTDPILLINQGCS
- a CDS encoding metallophosphoesterase codes for the protein MSLQTGWNHFPFEEISLAPQNFSYSLKGLRIVQLSDLHLIKDIDINYLETLVAKINGLNPDFVVITGDILQTSATKLHKHFRAFKVLAAPAYYVTGNHDIVYGPKPLRDMFFDNGVICLDNKIETLTIKGAPLQLVGLSDRYSFARGIKRPIKELFTKIDPNISTILLAHQPKDILHVDKFRIDIQLSGHTHGEQIYPFNIIVKYFQPYFSGLYSRNKTLLYVTRGLEYWGPKVRYRVPSEIPVFTIN
- a CDS encoding cation:proton antiporter, whose amino-acid sequence is MSDNVVLIVTISIIIIFSPFFARLLKLPTTPIEIILGSIFGYIGFLHNEHLFEIVAELGFLYLMFIAGTEINLKNTLKTPASIMKKVTLYLIILYTFSISISLYLDLGKIFMVLLPLISVGLVATLSKEYGKTPWLTLSMTAGGIGEVVSIGLLTLTSAALQSGFSLGLIKTIFALLIFLLFMFLLFRAMELLFWWFPEVSTSLMPLNDNKEQDIRLSMGIFFLLVGAMLYLNLELAFGAFLAGIFIPTFFEHKHELPEKLASYGFGFLIPIFFIHIGSSFHLDALIIEGLISKAVIIALAMIVMRVIASLVFIKELGLADSVLTGLSHSMPLTLLIAMATLAYNANSIDELHYYAFILASLFQVIAVMIVIKLVNNYKLAKGL
- a CDS encoding DUF3313 family protein is translated as MRLQTSAISIIIGVVFFMSGCSSRTVQVKNSGFFEDYTKLDNAKSNKADLSKYKNIIVAPVLVISSISEDKQTISQKKLYKEISEYLTSAYKKEIENSKKFKLTEIKSVDTLKLESAVSAVEVHFDDNKWDDFTPIAMGVNVVSYNVYMDEDVRILGESRLVDSKNGEVLRSIRKIQEGEKIIIKNNSLEFNDIKQAIDSWFVQVREDLNRY
- a CDS encoding ABC transporter ATP-binding protein, which gives rise to MIKTSNISHFYGKEQVLYDISFDIKDGEFVFLSGDSGSGKSTLLSILSTLLKPSSGEFLIDNFHMEEISNIDKFRQNKIGFVFQFHYLINYLSVYENIALAAMDEKKKNISMLLEQLGILELAKRYPNEISGGQRQRVALARALINEPKIIFADEPTGSLDSKNSTIVYELLAKCVKNGTTVVVASHDMRVGEYATKTLRMVDGKLQ
- a CDS encoding DUF3015 family protein; this encodes MKKILVSIAAVIALSSSAMAGVNSQTGCGLGSMIIKDDSTAILLALQATTNGTSGNQTFGITSGTLGCEKTQFVMNEQAEQFVASNMDQLAKEIAMGHGESIDTLAELLNISDKATFSASLQKNYSSIYTSKNAKMADVLDNISTASL
- a CDS encoding AMMECR1 domain-containing protein, giving the protein MSRSILLQLARDSIQEVLEAKRTINKAALLRKHPLLDQMVATTVNIYLDNKLRGSSQTKIPSFTLLEDIIRNAKISAFEDKSFSPISTSEYLNCELEILLTTPEGVISEKDPSILKTTSYSLGKDI